Proteins from a single region of Corvus hawaiiensis isolate bCorHaw1 chromosome 6, bCorHaw1.pri.cur, whole genome shotgun sequence:
- the ZDHHC13 gene encoding palmitoyltransferase ZDHHC13 isoform X2 has translation MAGSGPACKSHCHGPHRPHMHNRQSAHGEQGLPGPYPVAEDPSSCDIVKATQYGMLERCKELVEAGYDVRQPDKENVTLLHWAAINNRQELVKYYISKGAVVDQLGGDLNSTPLHWAIRQGHLPMVMLLLKCGADPSLIDGEGFSSIHLAVLFQHMPIIAYLISKGQNVDTTDFNGQTPLMLTAQKAIGPEPMRFLLKFNPSLNAVDNVQKNTALHWAIASGNTSAVDLLLEAGASLDIKNVKGETPLDLAYQSQNNFMVYMIQEEERMRNRRSNRLLKIVEKYELFLMLASSLTFMWAIGYVMNLSSDSWLLKGGLLLSLLFGMSLFVRQLVGLKNLRYLPTAFLLSSVFWMSMTWFFWFLPDTTNVIVKITVVFSMMGLLYYFYKTWSTDPGYIKTSEEERKENIVALAEAGCLDFRTFCTSCLVRKPLRSVHCLACQACVARYDQHSLWTGHCIGIGNHYYYLLFLSFLTMTGVWLLYGTLQYWSNHCAASYHQDGAWTYFTQTVSCSPWVSYIFSVACFHTLWASLWLTVQLYQIVFLGLTSHERMNLLVQRKSSKHPVSLRRTPYNLGCFQNLADFFQCSCFGMFKPNVIDWTKQYKLFHLAKEKNVHSV, from the exons GCCCATATCCCGTTGCTGAAGACCCCAGCAGCTGTGATATTGTCAAGGCTACACA GTATGGAATGCTAGAGCGATGCAAAGAACTGGTAGAAGCAGGATACGATGTTCGCCAACCAGACAAAGAAAATGTGACTCTTCTTCACTGGGCAGCAATAAACAACAGACAGGAGCTGGTGAA ATATTACATTTCCAAAGGTGCGGTAGTGGATCAGCTCGGTGGAGATTTGAATTCTACGCCCCTGCACTGGGCCATTAG ACAAGGACACCTTCCCATGGTCATGTTATTGTTGAAATGTGGAGCGGATCCCAGTCTTATTGATGGGGAAGGATTCAGTAGCATTCATTTAGCAGTGCTGTTCCAACACATGCCCATCATAGCCTACCTCATATCAAAAGGCCAG AATGTAGATACAACAGACTTCAATGGACAAACACCTTTAATGTTAACAGCACAAAAAGCCATTGG accAGAACCCATGAGGTTTCTCTTAAAGTTTAACCCCTCTCTCAATGCTGTAGACAATGTTCAAAAGAATACTGCACTTCATTGGGCAATAGCCTCAGGAAATACTAGTGCAGTGGATCTGTTGCTGGAAGCTGGTGCTAGCCTGGACATAAAAAATGTCAAG GGAGAGACACCGCTTGACCTTGCTTATCAAAGTCAGAATAACTTCATGGTTTATATGAtacaagaggaagaaagaatgaGAAACAGGAGAAGTAACAGGTTACTGAAAATAGTAGAGAAATATGAG CTCTTCCTGATGTTGGCATCTTCCTTGACATTCATGTGGGCCATTGGATACGTCATGAACTTAAGTTCTGATTCTTGGCTTTTAAAAGGAGGTTTGCTTCTCAGCCTGCTATTTGGGATGTCTCTGTTTGTGAG GCAACTTGTGGGACTCAAGAATCTGAGGTATCTTCCCACAGCATTTCTGCTAAGTTCAGTTTTTTGGATGTCCATGACCTGGTTTTTCTGGTTCCTGCCTG ATACCACAAATGTAATTGTTAAAATCACTGTCGTGTTCAGCATGATGGGTCTTCTCTATTATTTCTATAAAACCTGGAGTACTGATCCTGGATATATAAAGacttcagaagaagaaagaaaagag AATATTGTAGCTCTTGCAGAAGCTGGTTGCTTGGACTTCAGAACATTTTGCACATCATGTCTT GTAAGGAAGCCTTTGAGATCTGTGCATTGCCTTGCTTGCCAGGCATGTGTAGCCAGATATGATCAGCATTCTCTGTGGACTGGACATTGCATAG GCATTGGGAACCATTATTACTACCTGCTGTTCCTGTCTTTCCTAACAATGACTGGTGTCTGGCTGCTTTATGGAACTCTTCAGT ATTGGTCCAACCACTGTGCAGCAAGCTACCATCAAGATGGAGCGTGGACATACTTCACCCAGACCGTGTCCTGCTCTCCGTGGGTTTCCTACATCTTCTCAGTAGCCTGTTTCCATACCCTATGGGCCTCCTTGTGGCTCACTGTTCAGCTTTATCAG ATTGTGTTCCTGGGATTGACCTCACATGAAAGAATGAATCTCCTGGTACAGAGAAAATCGTCTAAGCATCCTGTTTCACTCAGGAGGACTCCATACAA cctTGGATGCTTCCAGAATCTTGCAGACTTTTTCCAGTGCAGTTGCTTTGGTATGTTCAAACCCAACGTAATTGACTGGACCAAGCAATACAAACTTTTTCATCtggcaaaggagaaaaatgttcaTTCTGTGTAA
- the ZDHHC13 gene encoding palmitoyltransferase ZDHHC13 isoform X7, which translates to MVMLLLKCGADPSLIDGEGFSSIHLAVLFQHMPIIAYLISKGQNVDTTDFNGQTPLMLTAQKAIGPEPMRFLLKFNPSLNAVDNVQKNTALHWAIASGNTSAVDLLLEAGASLDIKNVKGETPLDLAYQSQNNFMVYMIQEEERMRNRRSNRLLKIVEKYELFLMLASSLTFMWAIGYVMNLSSDSWLLKGGLLLSLLFGMSLFVRQLVGLKNLRYLPTAFLLSSVFWMSMTWFFWFLPDTTNVIVKITVVFSMMGLLYYFYKTWSTDPGYIKTSEEERKENIVALAEAGCLDFRTFCTSCLVRKPLRSVHCLACQACVARYDQHSLWTGHCIGIGNHYYYLLFLSFLTMTGVWLLYGTLQYWSNHCAASYHQDGAWTYFTQTVSCSPWVSYIFSVACFHTLWASLWLTVQLYQIVFLGLTSHERMNLLVQRKSSKHPVSLRRTPYNLGCFQNLADFFQCSCFGMFKPNVIDWTKQYKLFHLAKEKNVHSV; encoded by the exons ATGGTCATGTTATTGTTGAAATGTGGAGCGGATCCCAGTCTTATTGATGGGGAAGGATTCAGTAGCATTCATTTAGCAGTGCTGTTCCAACACATGCCCATCATAGCCTACCTCATATCAAAAGGCCAG AATGTAGATACAACAGACTTCAATGGACAAACACCTTTAATGTTAACAGCACAAAAAGCCATTGG accAGAACCCATGAGGTTTCTCTTAAAGTTTAACCCCTCTCTCAATGCTGTAGACAATGTTCAAAAGAATACTGCACTTCATTGGGCAATAGCCTCAGGAAATACTAGTGCAGTGGATCTGTTGCTGGAAGCTGGTGCTAGCCTGGACATAAAAAATGTCAAG GGAGAGACACCGCTTGACCTTGCTTATCAAAGTCAGAATAACTTCATGGTTTATATGAtacaagaggaagaaagaatgaGAAACAGGAGAAGTAACAGGTTACTGAAAATAGTAGAGAAATATGAG CTCTTCCTGATGTTGGCATCTTCCTTGACATTCATGTGGGCCATTGGATACGTCATGAACTTAAGTTCTGATTCTTGGCTTTTAAAAGGAGGTTTGCTTCTCAGCCTGCTATTTGGGATGTCTCTGTTTGTGAG GCAACTTGTGGGACTCAAGAATCTGAGGTATCTTCCCACAGCATTTCTGCTAAGTTCAGTTTTTTGGATGTCCATGACCTGGTTTTTCTGGTTCCTGCCTG ATACCACAAATGTAATTGTTAAAATCACTGTCGTGTTCAGCATGATGGGTCTTCTCTATTATTTCTATAAAACCTGGAGTACTGATCCTGGATATATAAAGacttcagaagaagaaagaaaagag AATATTGTAGCTCTTGCAGAAGCTGGTTGCTTGGACTTCAGAACATTTTGCACATCATGTCTT GTAAGGAAGCCTTTGAGATCTGTGCATTGCCTTGCTTGCCAGGCATGTGTAGCCAGATATGATCAGCATTCTCTGTGGACTGGACATTGCATAG GCATTGGGAACCATTATTACTACCTGCTGTTCCTGTCTTTCCTAACAATGACTGGTGTCTGGCTGCTTTATGGAACTCTTCAGT ATTGGTCCAACCACTGTGCAGCAAGCTACCATCAAGATGGAGCGTGGACATACTTCACCCAGACCGTGTCCTGCTCTCCGTGGGTTTCCTACATCTTCTCAGTAGCCTGTTTCCATACCCTATGGGCCTCCTTGTGGCTCACTGTTCAGCTTTATCAG ATTGTGTTCCTGGGATTGACCTCACATGAAAGAATGAATCTCCTGGTACAGAGAAAATCGTCTAAGCATCCTGTTTCACTCAGGAGGACTCCATACAA cctTGGATGCTTCCAGAATCTTGCAGACTTTTTCCAGTGCAGTTGCTTTGGTATGTTCAAACCCAACGTAATTGACTGGACCAAGCAATACAAACTTTTTCATCtggcaaaggagaaaaatgttcaTTCTGTGTAA
- the ZDHHC13 gene encoding palmitoyltransferase ZDHHC13 isoform X3 — MAGSGPACKSHCHGPHRPHMHNRQSAHGEQGLPGPYPVAEDPSSCDIVKATQYGMLERCKELVEAGYDVRQPDKENVTLLHWAAINNRQELVKYYISKGAVVDQLGGDLNSTPLHWAIRQGHLPMVMLLLKCGADPSLIDGEGFSSIHLAVLFQHMPIIAYLISKGQNVDTTDFNGQTPLMLTAQKAIGPEPMRFLLKFNPSLNAVDNVQKNTALHWAIASGNTSAVDLLLEAGASLDIKNVKGETPLDLAYQSQNNFMVYMIQEEERMRNRRSNRLLKIVEKYELFLMLASSLTFMWAIGYVMNLSSDSWLLKGGLLLSLLFGMSLFVRQLVGLKNLRYLPTAFLLSSVFWMSMTWFFWFLPDTTNVIVKITVVFSMMGLLYYFYKTWSTDPGYIKTSEEERKENIVALAEAGCLDFRTFCTSCLVRKPLRSVHCLACQACVARYDQHSLWTGHCIGIGNHYYYLLFLSFLTMTGVWLLYGTLQYWSNHCAASYHQDGAWTYFTQTVSCSPWVSYIFSVACFHTLWASLWLTVQLYQIVFLGLTSHERMNLLVQRKSSKHPVSLRRTPYNLGCFQNLADFFQCSCFGMFKPNVIDWTKQYKLFHLAKEKNVHSV; from the exons GTCTCCCAGGCCCATATCCCGTTGCTGAAGACCCCAGCAGCTGTGATATTGTCAAGGCTACACA GTATGGAATGCTAGAGCGATGCAAAGAACTGGTAGAAGCAGGATACGATGTTCGCCAACCAGACAAAGAAAATGTGACTCTTCTTCACTGGGCAGCAATAAACAACAGACAGGAGCTGGTGAA ATATTACATTTCCAAAGGTGCGGTAGTGGATCAGCTCGGTGGAGATTTGAATTCTACGCCCCTGCACTGGGCCATTAG ACAAGGACACCTTCCCATGGTCATGTTATTGTTGAAATGTGGAGCGGATCCCAGTCTTATTGATGGGGAAGGATTCAGTAGCATTCATTTAGCAGTGCTGTTCCAACACATGCCCATCATAGCCTACCTCATATCAAAAGGCCAG AATGTAGATACAACAGACTTCAATGGACAAACACCTTTAATGTTAACAGCACAAAAAGCCATTGG accAGAACCCATGAGGTTTCTCTTAAAGTTTAACCCCTCTCTCAATGCTGTAGACAATGTTCAAAAGAATACTGCACTTCATTGGGCAATAGCCTCAGGAAATACTAGTGCAGTGGATCTGTTGCTGGAAGCTGGTGCTAGCCTGGACATAAAAAATGTCAAG GGAGAGACACCGCTTGACCTTGCTTATCAAAGTCAGAATAACTTCATGGTTTATATGAtacaagaggaagaaagaatgaGAAACAGGAGAAGTAACAGGTTACTGAAAATAGTAGAGAAATATGAG CTCTTCCTGATGTTGGCATCTTCCTTGACATTCATGTGGGCCATTGGATACGTCATGAACTTAAGTTCTGATTCTTGGCTTTTAAAAGGAGGTTTGCTTCTCAGCCTGCTATTTGGGATGTCTCTGTTTGTGAG GCAACTTGTGGGACTCAAGAATCTGAGGTATCTTCCCACAGCATTTCTGCTAAGTTCAGTTTTTTGGATGTCCATGACCTGGTTTTTCTGGTTCCTGCCTG ATACCACAAATGTAATTGTTAAAATCACTGTCGTGTTCAGCATGATGGGTCTTCTCTATTATTTCTATAAAACCTGGAGTACTGATCCTGGATATATAAAGacttcagaagaagaaagaaaagag AATATTGTAGCTCTTGCAGAAGCTGGTTGCTTGGACTTCAGAACATTTTGCACATCATGTCTT GTAAGGAAGCCTTTGAGATCTGTGCATTGCCTTGCTTGCCAGGCATGTGTAGCCAGATATGATCAGCATTCTCTGTGGACTGGACATTGCATAG GCATTGGGAACCATTATTACTACCTGCTGTTCCTGTCTTTCCTAACAATGACTGGTGTCTGGCTGCTTTATGGAACTCTTCAGT ATTGGTCCAACCACTGTGCAGCAAGCTACCATCAAGATGGAGCGTGGACATACTTCACCCAGACCGTGTCCTGCTCTCCGTGGGTTTCCTACATCTTCTCAGTAGCCTGTTTCCATACCCTATGGGCCTCCTTGTGGCTCACTGTTCAGCTTTATCAG ATTGTGTTCCTGGGATTGACCTCACATGAAAGAATGAATCTCCTGGTACAGAGAAAATCGTCTAAGCATCCTGTTTCACTCAGGAGGACTCCATACAA cctTGGATGCTTCCAGAATCTTGCAGACTTTTTCCAGTGCAGTTGCTTTGGTATGTTCAAACCCAACGTAATTGACTGGACCAAGCAATACAAACTTTTTCATCtggcaaaggagaaaaatgttcaTTCTGTGTAA
- the ZDHHC13 gene encoding palmitoyltransferase ZDHHC13 isoform X6, with protein sequence MHNRQSAHGEQGLPGPYPVAEDPSSCDIVKATQYGMLERCKELVEAGYDVRQPDKENVTLLHWAAINNRQELVKYYISKGAVVDQLGGDLNSTPLHWAIRQGHLPMVMLLLKCGADPSLIDGEGFSSIHLAVLFQHMPIIAYLISKGQNVDTTDFNGQTPLMLTAQKAIGPEPMRFLLKFNPSLNAVDNVQKNTALHWAIASGNTSAVDLLLEAGASLDIKNVKGETPLDLAYQSQNNFMVYMIQEEERMRNRRSNRLLKIVEKYELFLMLASSLTFMWAIGYVMNLSSDSWLLKGGLLLSLLFGMSLFVRQLVGLKNLRYLPTAFLLSSVFWMSMTWFFWFLPDTTNVIVKITVVFSMMGLLYYFYKTWSTDPGYIKTSEEERKENIVALAEAGCLDFRTFCTSCLVRKPLRSVHCLACQACVARYDQHSLWTGHCIGIGNHYYYLLFLSFLTMTGVWLLYGTLQYWSNHCAASYHQDGAWTYFTQTVSCSPWVSYIFSVACFHTLWASLWLTVQLYQIVFLGLTSHERMNLLVQRKSSKHPVSLRRTPYNLGCFQNLADFFQCSCFGMFKPNVIDWTKQYKLFHLAKEKNVHSV encoded by the exons GCCCATATCCCGTTGCTGAAGACCCCAGCAGCTGTGATATTGTCAAGGCTACACA GTATGGAATGCTAGAGCGATGCAAAGAACTGGTAGAAGCAGGATACGATGTTCGCCAACCAGACAAAGAAAATGTGACTCTTCTTCACTGGGCAGCAATAAACAACAGACAGGAGCTGGTGAA ATATTACATTTCCAAAGGTGCGGTAGTGGATCAGCTCGGTGGAGATTTGAATTCTACGCCCCTGCACTGGGCCATTAG ACAAGGACACCTTCCCATGGTCATGTTATTGTTGAAATGTGGAGCGGATCCCAGTCTTATTGATGGGGAAGGATTCAGTAGCATTCATTTAGCAGTGCTGTTCCAACACATGCCCATCATAGCCTACCTCATATCAAAAGGCCAG AATGTAGATACAACAGACTTCAATGGACAAACACCTTTAATGTTAACAGCACAAAAAGCCATTGG accAGAACCCATGAGGTTTCTCTTAAAGTTTAACCCCTCTCTCAATGCTGTAGACAATGTTCAAAAGAATACTGCACTTCATTGGGCAATAGCCTCAGGAAATACTAGTGCAGTGGATCTGTTGCTGGAAGCTGGTGCTAGCCTGGACATAAAAAATGTCAAG GGAGAGACACCGCTTGACCTTGCTTATCAAAGTCAGAATAACTTCATGGTTTATATGAtacaagaggaagaaagaatgaGAAACAGGAGAAGTAACAGGTTACTGAAAATAGTAGAGAAATATGAG CTCTTCCTGATGTTGGCATCTTCCTTGACATTCATGTGGGCCATTGGATACGTCATGAACTTAAGTTCTGATTCTTGGCTTTTAAAAGGAGGTTTGCTTCTCAGCCTGCTATTTGGGATGTCTCTGTTTGTGAG GCAACTTGTGGGACTCAAGAATCTGAGGTATCTTCCCACAGCATTTCTGCTAAGTTCAGTTTTTTGGATGTCCATGACCTGGTTTTTCTGGTTCCTGCCTG ATACCACAAATGTAATTGTTAAAATCACTGTCGTGTTCAGCATGATGGGTCTTCTCTATTATTTCTATAAAACCTGGAGTACTGATCCTGGATATATAAAGacttcagaagaagaaagaaaagag AATATTGTAGCTCTTGCAGAAGCTGGTTGCTTGGACTTCAGAACATTTTGCACATCATGTCTT GTAAGGAAGCCTTTGAGATCTGTGCATTGCCTTGCTTGCCAGGCATGTGTAGCCAGATATGATCAGCATTCTCTGTGGACTGGACATTGCATAG GCATTGGGAACCATTATTACTACCTGCTGTTCCTGTCTTTCCTAACAATGACTGGTGTCTGGCTGCTTTATGGAACTCTTCAGT ATTGGTCCAACCACTGTGCAGCAAGCTACCATCAAGATGGAGCGTGGACATACTTCACCCAGACCGTGTCCTGCTCTCCGTGGGTTTCCTACATCTTCTCAGTAGCCTGTTTCCATACCCTATGGGCCTCCTTGTGGCTCACTGTTCAGCTTTATCAG ATTGTGTTCCTGGGATTGACCTCACATGAAAGAATGAATCTCCTGGTACAGAGAAAATCGTCTAAGCATCCTGTTTCACTCAGGAGGACTCCATACAA cctTGGATGCTTCCAGAATCTTGCAGACTTTTTCCAGTGCAGTTGCTTTGGTATGTTCAAACCCAACGTAATTGACTGGACCAAGCAATACAAACTTTTTCATCtggcaaaggagaaaaatgttcaTTCTGTGTAA
- the ZDHHC13 gene encoding palmitoyltransferase ZDHHC13 isoform X1: MAGSGPACKSHCHGPHRPHMHNRQSAHGEQGLPGPYPVAEDPSSCDIVKATQYGMLERCKELVEAGYDVRQPDKENVTLLHWAAINNRQELVKYYISKGAVVDQLGGDLNSTPLHWAIRQGHLPMVMLLLKCGADPSLIDGEGFSSIHLAVLFQHMPIIAYLISKGQNVDTTDFNGQTPLMLTAQKAIGPEPMRFLLKFNPSLNAVDNVQKNTALHWAIASGNTSAVDLLLEAGASLDIKNVKGETPLDLAYQSQNNFMVYMIQEEERMRNRRSNRLLKIVEKYELFLMLASSLTFMWAIGYVMNLSSDSWLLKGGLLLSLLFGMSLFVRQLVGLKNLRYLPTAFLLSSVFWMSMTWFFWFLPDTTNVIVKITVVFSMMGLLYYFYKTWSTDPGYIKTSEEERKENIVALAEAGCLDFRTFCTSCLVRKPLRSVHCLACQACVARYDQHSLWTGHCIGIGNHYYYLLFLSFLTMTGVWLLYGTLQYWSNHCAASYHQDGAWTYFTQTVSCSPWVSYIFSVACFHTLWASLWLTVQLYQIVFLGLTSHERMNLLVQRKSSKHPVSLRRTPYNLGCFQNLADFFQCSCFGMFKPNVIDWTKQYKLFHLAKEKNVHSV, translated from the exons ATGGCGGGCAGCGGCCCGGCG TGTAAAAGCCATTGCCACGGGCCTCATCGACCTCATATGCACAACAGGCAGAGCGCCCATGGAGAGCAAGGTCTCCCAGGCCCATATCCCGTTGCTGAAGACCCCAGCAGCTGTGATATTGTCAAGGCTACACA GTATGGAATGCTAGAGCGATGCAAAGAACTGGTAGAAGCAGGATACGATGTTCGCCAACCAGACAAAGAAAATGTGACTCTTCTTCACTGGGCAGCAATAAACAACAGACAGGAGCTGGTGAA ATATTACATTTCCAAAGGTGCGGTAGTGGATCAGCTCGGTGGAGATTTGAATTCTACGCCCCTGCACTGGGCCATTAG ACAAGGACACCTTCCCATGGTCATGTTATTGTTGAAATGTGGAGCGGATCCCAGTCTTATTGATGGGGAAGGATTCAGTAGCATTCATTTAGCAGTGCTGTTCCAACACATGCCCATCATAGCCTACCTCATATCAAAAGGCCAG AATGTAGATACAACAGACTTCAATGGACAAACACCTTTAATGTTAACAGCACAAAAAGCCATTGG accAGAACCCATGAGGTTTCTCTTAAAGTTTAACCCCTCTCTCAATGCTGTAGACAATGTTCAAAAGAATACTGCACTTCATTGGGCAATAGCCTCAGGAAATACTAGTGCAGTGGATCTGTTGCTGGAAGCTGGTGCTAGCCTGGACATAAAAAATGTCAAG GGAGAGACACCGCTTGACCTTGCTTATCAAAGTCAGAATAACTTCATGGTTTATATGAtacaagaggaagaaagaatgaGAAACAGGAGAAGTAACAGGTTACTGAAAATAGTAGAGAAATATGAG CTCTTCCTGATGTTGGCATCTTCCTTGACATTCATGTGGGCCATTGGATACGTCATGAACTTAAGTTCTGATTCTTGGCTTTTAAAAGGAGGTTTGCTTCTCAGCCTGCTATTTGGGATGTCTCTGTTTGTGAG GCAACTTGTGGGACTCAAGAATCTGAGGTATCTTCCCACAGCATTTCTGCTAAGTTCAGTTTTTTGGATGTCCATGACCTGGTTTTTCTGGTTCCTGCCTG ATACCACAAATGTAATTGTTAAAATCACTGTCGTGTTCAGCATGATGGGTCTTCTCTATTATTTCTATAAAACCTGGAGTACTGATCCTGGATATATAAAGacttcagaagaagaaagaaaagag AATATTGTAGCTCTTGCAGAAGCTGGTTGCTTGGACTTCAGAACATTTTGCACATCATGTCTT GTAAGGAAGCCTTTGAGATCTGTGCATTGCCTTGCTTGCCAGGCATGTGTAGCCAGATATGATCAGCATTCTCTGTGGACTGGACATTGCATAG GCATTGGGAACCATTATTACTACCTGCTGTTCCTGTCTTTCCTAACAATGACTGGTGTCTGGCTGCTTTATGGAACTCTTCAGT ATTGGTCCAACCACTGTGCAGCAAGCTACCATCAAGATGGAGCGTGGACATACTTCACCCAGACCGTGTCCTGCTCTCCGTGGGTTTCCTACATCTTCTCAGTAGCCTGTTTCCATACCCTATGGGCCTCCTTGTGGCTCACTGTTCAGCTTTATCAG ATTGTGTTCCTGGGATTGACCTCACATGAAAGAATGAATCTCCTGGTACAGAGAAAATCGTCTAAGCATCCTGTTTCACTCAGGAGGACTCCATACAA cctTGGATGCTTCCAGAATCTTGCAGACTTTTTCCAGTGCAGTTGCTTTGGTATGTTCAAACCCAACGTAATTGACTGGACCAAGCAATACAAACTTTTTCATCtggcaaaggagaaaaatgttcaTTCTGTGTAA
- the ZDHHC13 gene encoding palmitoyltransferase ZDHHC13 isoform X5 has translation MHNRQSAHGEQGLPGPYPVAEDPSSCDIVKATQYGMLERCKELVEAGYDVRQPDKENVTLLHWAAINNRQELVKYYISKGAVVDQLGGDLNSTPLHWAIRQGHLPMVMLLLKCGADPSLIDGEGFSSIHLAVLFQHMPIIAYLISKGQNVDTTDFNGQTPLMLTAQKAIGPEPMRFLLKFNPSLNAVDNVQKNTALHWAIASGNTSAVDLLLEAGASLDIKNVKGETPLDLAYQSQNNFMVYMIQEEERMRNRRSNRLLKIVEKYELFLMLASSLTFMWAIGYVMNLSSDSWLLKGGLLLSLLFGMSLFVRQLVGLKNLRYLPTAFLLSSVFWMSMTWFFWFLPDTTNVIVKITVVFSMMGLLYYFYKTWSTDPGYIKTSEEERKENIVALAEAGCLDFRTFCTSCLVRKPLRSVHCLACQACVARYDQHSLWTGHCIGIGNHYYYLLFLSFLTMTGVWLLYGTLQYWSNHCAASYHQDGAWTYFTQTVSCSPWVSYIFSVACFHTLWASLWLTVQLYQIVFLGLTSHERMNLLVQRKSSKHPVSLRRTPYNLGCFQNLADFFQCSCFGMFKPNVIDWTKQYKLFHLAKEKNVHSV, from the exons GTCTCCCAGGCCCATATCCCGTTGCTGAAGACCCCAGCAGCTGTGATATTGTCAAGGCTACACA GTATGGAATGCTAGAGCGATGCAAAGAACTGGTAGAAGCAGGATACGATGTTCGCCAACCAGACAAAGAAAATGTGACTCTTCTTCACTGGGCAGCAATAAACAACAGACAGGAGCTGGTGAA ATATTACATTTCCAAAGGTGCGGTAGTGGATCAGCTCGGTGGAGATTTGAATTCTACGCCCCTGCACTGGGCCATTAG ACAAGGACACCTTCCCATGGTCATGTTATTGTTGAAATGTGGAGCGGATCCCAGTCTTATTGATGGGGAAGGATTCAGTAGCATTCATTTAGCAGTGCTGTTCCAACACATGCCCATCATAGCCTACCTCATATCAAAAGGCCAG AATGTAGATACAACAGACTTCAATGGACAAACACCTTTAATGTTAACAGCACAAAAAGCCATTGG accAGAACCCATGAGGTTTCTCTTAAAGTTTAACCCCTCTCTCAATGCTGTAGACAATGTTCAAAAGAATACTGCACTTCATTGGGCAATAGCCTCAGGAAATACTAGTGCAGTGGATCTGTTGCTGGAAGCTGGTGCTAGCCTGGACATAAAAAATGTCAAG GGAGAGACACCGCTTGACCTTGCTTATCAAAGTCAGAATAACTTCATGGTTTATATGAtacaagaggaagaaagaatgaGAAACAGGAGAAGTAACAGGTTACTGAAAATAGTAGAGAAATATGAG CTCTTCCTGATGTTGGCATCTTCCTTGACATTCATGTGGGCCATTGGATACGTCATGAACTTAAGTTCTGATTCTTGGCTTTTAAAAGGAGGTTTGCTTCTCAGCCTGCTATTTGGGATGTCTCTGTTTGTGAG GCAACTTGTGGGACTCAAGAATCTGAGGTATCTTCCCACAGCATTTCTGCTAAGTTCAGTTTTTTGGATGTCCATGACCTGGTTTTTCTGGTTCCTGCCTG ATACCACAAATGTAATTGTTAAAATCACTGTCGTGTTCAGCATGATGGGTCTTCTCTATTATTTCTATAAAACCTGGAGTACTGATCCTGGATATATAAAGacttcagaagaagaaagaaaagag AATATTGTAGCTCTTGCAGAAGCTGGTTGCTTGGACTTCAGAACATTTTGCACATCATGTCTT GTAAGGAAGCCTTTGAGATCTGTGCATTGCCTTGCTTGCCAGGCATGTGTAGCCAGATATGATCAGCATTCTCTGTGGACTGGACATTGCATAG GCATTGGGAACCATTATTACTACCTGCTGTTCCTGTCTTTCCTAACAATGACTGGTGTCTGGCTGCTTTATGGAACTCTTCAGT ATTGGTCCAACCACTGTGCAGCAAGCTACCATCAAGATGGAGCGTGGACATACTTCACCCAGACCGTGTCCTGCTCTCCGTGGGTTTCCTACATCTTCTCAGTAGCCTGTTTCCATACCCTATGGGCCTCCTTGTGGCTCACTGTTCAGCTTTATCAG ATTGTGTTCCTGGGATTGACCTCACATGAAAGAATGAATCTCCTGGTACAGAGAAAATCGTCTAAGCATCCTGTTTCACTCAGGAGGACTCCATACAA cctTGGATGCTTCCAGAATCTTGCAGACTTTTTCCAGTGCAGTTGCTTTGGTATGTTCAAACCCAACGTAATTGACTGGACCAAGCAATACAAACTTTTTCATCtggcaaaggagaaaaatgttcaTTCTGTGTAA